From a single Novosphingobium sp. 9U genomic region:
- a CDS encoding FecR domain-containing protein: protein MDDEDQANKDHQAEATEWFARLKTTPLAKTTLEGFFEWQRDPAHAEAFAQVERLWGRAGDLRSRTTMQRFTQEALARPQSMHSRRPSLRMATLVCSLSLAVAVGGALLVLRSRSADYMTGIGEQRAVALTDGSHVRLATDTRLDVKMKDAARHVDLEGGEALFEVAHDTMRPFVVDTGDIQVVATGTRFDVRHVGSRITVTLLSGGVDIRKGETLVAQLRPGQSWQSDRPAAQAVTEANAGAVLAWTQGRLVFDKIALKEAVNEVNRYSERKIVLVAPKDEGELISGSFKAGDTAAFADAAAAMLDLTAQRQADGSITLVP from the coding sequence ATGGATGACGAGGACCAGGCCAATAAGGACCATCAGGCGGAAGCCACCGAGTGGTTCGCGCGCCTGAAGACCACGCCTCTTGCCAAAACGACGCTGGAAGGCTTCTTCGAGTGGCAGCGCGACCCCGCTCATGCTGAAGCTTTTGCACAAGTCGAGCGGCTATGGGGCAGGGCAGGAGACCTGCGTTCGCGGACCACCATGCAGCGGTTCACTCAAGAGGCGCTTGCGCGTCCTCAAAGTATGCACTCGCGTCGTCCGTCGTTACGAATGGCCACTCTCGTATGTAGTTTATCGTTGGCCGTGGCAGTCGGAGGTGCGCTCCTGGTTCTACGTTCGCGGTCTGCCGATTACATGACCGGCATCGGCGAGCAGCGAGCCGTTGCGCTGACCGATGGTTCGCACGTGCGTCTCGCGACAGACACTCGGCTCGATGTGAAGATGAAGGACGCCGCGCGCCACGTCGACTTGGAGGGCGGCGAAGCACTCTTCGAAGTCGCGCATGATACTATGCGGCCCTTTGTCGTCGATACTGGTGACATTCAAGTGGTCGCCACCGGCACCCGCTTTGATGTCCGGCACGTCGGCTCGCGAATCACCGTCACACTGCTTTCTGGAGGGGTCGATATCCGCAAGGGTGAAACACTGGTTGCGCAGCTCCGCCCTGGCCAGTCCTGGCAATCGGATCGCCCCGCCGCGCAAGCCGTGACTGAGGCAAATGCGGGCGCAGTGCTCGCTTGGACACAAGGACGGCTAGTATTCGACAAGATCGCGCTCAAGGAGGCAGTCAACGAGGTCAACCGCTACTCGGAACGCAAGATCGTCCTTGTGGCTCCGAAAGACGAGGGCGAACTGATCAGCGGTTCGTTCAAGGCAGGTGATACTGCGGCCTTCGCAGATGCGGCCGCCGCGATGCTAGACCTTACGGCGCAGCGCCAAGCGGACGGGTCGATTACGCTGGTACCGTAA
- a CDS encoding RNA polymerase sigma factor: protein MSRESSAPDGASSASALRSWHDRDARWLCEILQRRLRVDRAQADDIAQETWVRVLRATQAGVEHPRAFLLKIAINLFRDARRRDNLQGRKLKLWSSPERPAFRPTNLEEQEVDTLLE, encoded by the coding sequence ATGTCTCGTGAGAGTAGTGCGCCTGATGGCGCGTCATCCGCGTCGGCGCTCAGGTCGTGGCACGATCGAGATGCTAGATGGCTTTGCGAGATCCTGCAGCGCCGTTTGCGAGTTGATCGCGCTCAGGCGGACGATATCGCGCAGGAAACTTGGGTCAGGGTTCTTAGGGCGACGCAGGCCGGCGTCGAGCACCCTCGTGCGTTTCTTCTGAAGATCGCGATCAACCTTTTCCGCGATGCACGGCGGCGAGACAATCTGCAAGGGCGCAAGCTCAAGTTGTGGTCGAGCCCGGAAAGACCTGCCTTCCGGCCCACGAACCTCGAGGAACAAGAGGTTGATACACTCCTAGAGTAG
- a CDS encoding helix-turn-helix domain-containing protein, which translates to MEIRTVFASNLKMHRRMRGLSQEELAHQAKIDRTYISALERCLYSASIDVVDRLAEVLEVEASDLLVRPSSTRQST; encoded by the coding sequence ATGGAAATCCGCACTGTTTTTGCATCGAACCTGAAGATGCACCGACGGATGCGAGGCTTGTCGCAAGAGGAGCTAGCCCATCAAGCCAAGATCGACCGCACATACATCAGCGCGCTGGAGCGTTGCCTATACTCCGCGAGCATCGATGTAGTAGACCGTCTCGCGGAAGTCTTAGAAGTTGAAGCGTCGGATCTTTTAGTCCGTCCCAGCTCGACGAGACAGAGCACGTGA
- a CDS encoding sigma factor-like helix-turn-helix DNA-binding protein has product MPEPLRDVFVLSRFQRMTNRDIALHLGVSIKTVEARMSKALEHCLTKLRD; this is encoded by the coding sequence ATGCCTGAGCCCCTACGCGACGTCTTCGTCCTCAGCCGGTTCCAGCGTATGACCAACCGTGATATCGCCTTGCATTTGGGGGTCTCGATCAAGACCGTCGAAGCGCGCATGAGCAAGGCATTGGAGCATTGCCTCACCAAGCTCCGGGACTAG